The following are encoded together in the Populus trichocarpa isolate Nisqually-1 chromosome 5, P.trichocarpa_v4.1, whole genome shotgun sequence genome:
- the LOC18109578 gene encoding G-type lectin S-receptor-like serine/threonine-protein kinase LECRK3 has protein sequence MASIIFFLLLALSFTASAQRQTNITLGSSLTPITNSSWLSPSGLYAFGFFRQRNGYSIGVFLSGISLKTVVWAARRDDAPVPSNATLLFTSDGRLVLTSAQGGETLIVSASQPASLASMSDSGNFVLYNSDREIIWQSFDHPTDTLLPTQQLKARAELFSPVSQTDLSTGIYRLKMQNDGNLVQYPVNTPDTAPYSYFSSFTDGKGDNVTLNLDPDGHLYLLNSTGFNIKNITTGGYPTKETINMMKLDADGIFRLYSQNLTRNGNRSDVWPSTSDKCDPKGSCGLNGYCVMKDKEAECTCLPGFEFVSQGNWTSGCERDFDAESCKDKNGSSTYTMEELSNTEWEDASYSVLSSTTKDNCKQACLEDCNCEAALFTDGQYCRKQRLPLRFGRRKLGSTNLAVVKVGRPISIMDRKDSKEPITEKKNLGTGRTILIISCSFVAFGLAMVPICGIIIYRYHVLAYKKVPSNDSTGLNEEFAPRAFTYAELENVTGGFKEEIGRGSFGTVYKGIISSNQKVVAVKRLEKVLAEGEREFQNEMKVIGKTHHRNLVRLLGYCHDGHHRLLVYEYMSNGSLADILFSLEKRPCFPERLEIARNIARGIVYLHEECETQIIHCDIKPQNILIDESRCPKVSDFGLAKLLKSDQTKTFTGIRGTRGYVAPEWHRNMPVTVKADVYSFGVMLLEITCCRKNVDWSLPEDEAVLEQWVYQCFQDGDMDKLVGEEVAEKKQLDRMVKVGIWCTLDEPSLRPSMKKVLLMLEGTVEIPIPPSPTSFITAI, from the coding sequence ATGGCTtctatcatcttttttcttcttctcgcCTTATCTTTTACAGCTTCAGCTCAAAGACAGACCAATATAACCCTAGGATCTTCTCTAACACCTATCACAAACTCCTCATGGTTGTCGCCTTCCGGTCTTTATGCTTTTGGATTTTTCCGACAACGCAACGGCTATTCTATAGGGGTTTTTCTATCCGGGATTTCACTAAAGACTGTTGTGTGGGCTGCTAGAAGGGATGATGCCCCAGTCCCCAGTAATGCGACCTTGCTCTTCACCAGTGATGGCAGGCTTGTCCTGACATCAGCACAAGGGGGTGAGACTTTGATAGTTTCTGCTTCCCAGCCAGCTTCTTTAGCTTCTATGTCTGATTCAGGCAACTTTGTGCTATATAATTCTGATCGCGAGATTATATGGCAGAGTTTTGACCACCCAACAGATACCCTTTTGCCAACTCAACAGCTCAAAGCAAGGGCAGAGCTGTTTTCTCCTGTTTCACAAACTGACCTCTCAACTGGTATTTACCGACTCAAGATGCAAAATGATGGCAACCTTGTGCAGTATCCTGTTAATACTCCAGATACAGCTCcatattcttatttttcatcttttactGATGGGAAGGGAGATAATGTGACCCTAAATCTTGATCCGGATGGCCATCTCTACCTGCTCAATTCCACAGgtttcaacataaaaaacattacaaCTGGAGGATATCCCACGAAAGAAACAATTAATATGATGAAACTTGATGCTGATGGGATTTTCAGATTATATTCACAAAATCTGACACGGAATGGAAACAGGTCAGATGTGTGGCCGTCCACAAGCGACAAGTGTGACCCGAAAGGATCATGCGGTCTTAATGGATATTGTGTTATGAAGGATAAGGAAGCTGAATGTACTTGTCTTCCTGGATTTGAGTTTGTTAGCCAGGGAAATTGGACTTCTGGCTGTGAGAGGGATTTCGATGCTGAAAGTTGCAAAGACAAGAATGGAAGTAGCACATACACCATGGAAGAGCTGTCTAATACTGAGTGGGAAGATGCTTCATACTCCGTTTTGTCATCAACAACTAAAGACAATTGTAAGCAAGCCTGTTTGGAAGACTGTAACTGTGAAGCAGCATTATTCACTGATGGACAGTACTGCAGAAAGCAAAGGCTTCCTTTGAGATTTGGGAGGAGAAAATTGGGAAGTACGAACTTGGCTGTCGTCAAGGTGGGCAGACCCATATCCATCATGGACAGAAAAGACTCAAAAGAGCCTATAACCGAGAAGAAGAACCTTGGCACGGGCAGGACAATCCTAATAATAAGTTGTTCATTTGTTGCTTTTGGGCTTGCTATGGTCCCGATTTGCGGAATCATCATTTACAGATATCATGTATTGGCATATAAAAAGGTGCCCAGTAATGATAGTACAGGATTGAATGAGGAATTTGCTCCTCGAGCTTTCACTTATGCAGAGCTAGAAAATGTTACTGGTGGTTTCAAGGAAGAAATTGGCAGGGGATCATTTGGGACAGTATATAAAGGGATAATATCAAGTAATCAGAAGGTTGTTGCTGTCAAGAGACTGGAGAAAGTTCTAGCTGAAGGGGAAAGAGAATTTCAGAATGAGATGAAAGTCATTGGGAAAACACATCACAGAAACCTAGTCCGTCTCCTCGGCTATTGCCATGATGGACATCACAGGCTCCTGGTATACGAGTACATGAGCAATGGCTCCCTCGCTGACATACTCTTCTCACTTGAAAAACGACCTTGCTTCCCTGAAAGGTTGGAAATTGCTCGCAACATTGCAAGGGGTATTGTTTATCTACATGAAGAGTGCGAGACTCAGATCATCCACTGTGATATAAAACCTCAGAATATACTAATAGATGAAAGCAGGTGCCCCAAAGTTTCTGACTTTGGATTGGCAAAGTTGCTGAAGTCAGACCAAACTAAAACCTTCACAGGAATTAGAGGGACGAGGGGATATGTAGCACCAGAATGGCACCGGAATATGCCGGTGACAGTTAAAGCAGATGTTTATAGCTTTGGAGTTATGTTGTTGGAGATAACATGTTGTCGAAAGAATGTGGATTGGAGTCTTCCAGAGGATGAAGCTGTTCTCGAACAATGGGTTTACCAATGTTTTCAGGACGGTGATATGGACAAACTCGTGGGTGAAGAAGTCGCCGAAAAGAAACAGTTAGATAGGATGGTTAAAGTGGGAATTTGGTGCACTCTTGATGAGCCATCCCTCCGCCCTTCAATGAAAAAGGTCCTCCTGATGTTGGAGGGGACAGTCGAAATCCCAATCCCTCCAAGTCCTACTTCTTTTATTACTGCTATATAA
- the LOC18099005 gene encoding probable serine/threonine-protein kinase WNK7 isoform X2 has translation MAVRIRNLPIRMFLRLIQLVGTFGYKAFDEVNGIEVAWNQVRIDEVLQSPDDLERLYSEMHLLKTLKHSNIVRFYNSWIDDKKKTVNIITELFTSGSLRQYCKKHRKIEMKAVKGWARQILNGLNYLHNHDPPIIHRDLKCDNIFINGNQGEVKIGDLGLATVMEQANAKSVIGTPEFMAPELYDENYNELADIYSFGMCMLEMVTFEYPYSECRNSAQIYKKVSSGIKPASLSKVKDPDLKQFIEKCLLPASERLPAKELLMDPFLDVNGFARNSSIPRSDILMSKMTAIGDRCLMSEGPATARNKPPSMDLSHDPEMPTITSFNNSVDEDTHSLCLEVRRAKRGNVFLLRGEGNDENSVSLILRMADQNGARVRNIHFLFYLDGDTALSVSSEMVEQLELEVENVKFIAELIDLLLLKLIPNWKPGVHIEHLVPPSREQTPRVQSKDFHSLGNGKMAVAPFQNAHDAANHSRCSSRHNSLGGLIPTVGESPVTVKLDDLMSNLDDFDSQNPPAAEDRHSEMSYVSANSSELNDRKLSFTSYMSTDSGPVNFDGNGLRGILQDFLTEREILTSIDDRGKFFDAGMNGFISSGYASDVSSSSCKDDNEELRRELGKIELQYQEAMKEISKRRHEAIQETTKSLSQKSVQSFH, from the exons ATGGCGGTTCGCATTCGGAACCTCCCGATCCGGATGTTCTTGAGATTGATCCAACTTGTCGGTACATTCGG CTACAAGGCATTTGATGAAGTTAATGGAATTGAAGTTGCATGGAACCAAGTTAGGATTGATGAGGTGTTGCAGTCGCCTGATGACTTGGAGAGGCTATATTCTGAAATGCATCTCCTGAAAACATTGAAACACAGTAATATTGTAAGGTTTTACAATTCATGGATTGACGATAAAAAGAAGACTGTTAATATTATAACCGAGCTATTCACTTCGGGTAGCCTGAGACA ATACTGCAAGAAACACAGAAAGATTGAAATGAAGGCTGTGAAGGGTTGGGCAAGACAGATTTTGAATGGTTTGAACTATCTTCACAATCATGATCCACCGATTATACATAGAGATCTAAAGTGTGACAACATATTTATCAATGGTAATCAAGGAGAAGTTAAAATCGGAGATCTTGGTTTGGCAACTGTCATGGAGCAGGCTAATGCGAAAAGTGTAATAG GAACCCCTGAATTTATGGCACCTGAGCTGTATGACGAGAACTACAATGAGTTAGCTGATATATATTCCTTTGGAATGTGCATGCTGGAGATGGTCACTTTTGAATATCCTTACAGTGAATGTAGGAACTCAGCTCAGATATATAAGAAAGTTTCATCT GGAATAAAGCCTGCTTCCCTATCTAAGGTTAAAGATCcagatttaaaacaatttattgaaAAGTGTTTACTACCAGCATCTGAAAGACTGCCAGCAAAGGAGCTTCTGATGGACCCTTTTCTCGATGTGAATGGATTTGCAAGGAATTCTTCCATCCCTCGTTCTGATATTCTTATGTCGAAGATGACAGCTATTGGAGATCGTTGTTTGATGTCAGAAGGACCTGCAACTGCACGGAATAAGCCCCCCTCCATGGATTTGAGTCATGATCCTGAGATGCCCACTATCACTTCTTTTAACAATTCTGTTGATGAGGATACCCATTCTCTATGCTTGGAGGTTCGAAGGGCAAAGAGAGGCAATGTTTTCCTGTTAAGAGGTGAAGGAAATGATGAAAACTCTGTATCATTAATACTTCGAATGGCTGATCAGAATG GTGCTCGTGTAAGGAATATTCATTTCCTATTCTACCTTGATGGTGATACTGCGCTATCAGTTTCAAGTGAAATGGTTGAGCAATTGGAACTCGAAGTTGAAAATGTTAAATTCATAGCAGAGTTGattgatttgttgttgttgaaattaATACCCAATTGGAAACCTGGTGTTCACATTGAGCATCTAGTGCCGCCAAGTAGAGAACAAACCCCTAGGGTCCAGTCGAAGGACTTCCATTCATTGGGAAATGGAAAGATGGCTGTGGCTCCTTTCCAAAATGCTCATGATGCTGCCAATCATTCAAGGTGTTCAAGTCGCCACAATTCTCTTGGTGGATTGATTCCAACAGTAGGAGAAAGCCCCGTTACAGTGAAACTTGATGATTTGATGTCCAatcttgatgattttgataGCCAGAATCCACCTGCAGCTGAAGATCGGCATTCTGAAATGTCATATGTTTCAGCAAACTCAAGTGAATTGAATGATAGAAAGCTCTCCTTTACTTCATACATGTCCACAGATTCAGGACCTGTGAACTTCGATGGGAATGGCTTGAGAGGTATCTTGCAGGATTTTTTAACTGAAAGggaaatccttacatcaattgATGACAGGGGCAAATTTTTCGACGCTGGTATGAATGGCTTCATCTCTTCTGGATACGCATCTGATGTTTCCTCTTCATCTTGCAAGGATGACAATGAGGAGTTGAGAAGAGAACTGGGGAAGATTGAACTGCAGTATCAGGAAGCAATGAAAGAAATATCCAAAAGAAGGCATGAAGCTATCCAGGAGACAACAAAAAGTTTGTCTCAGAAGAGTGTACAGTCGTTTCACTAG
- the LOC18109579 gene encoding G-type lectin S-receptor-like serine/threonine-protein kinase LECRK3: MAPIILFLLLALSFTASAQRQTNITLGSSLTPITNSSWLSPSGLYAFGFFRQRNGYSLGVFLSGISLKTVVWAARRDDAPVPGNATLLFTSDGRVVLTSAQGGETLIVSASQPASLASMSDSGNFVLYNSDREIIWQSFDHPTDTLLPTQQLKAGAELFSPVSETELSTGIYRLKMQNDGNLVQYPVNTPDTGSYAYFASGTDGAGDNVTLNLDPDGRLYLLNSTGFNIKNITAGGYPTKEAINMMKLDTDGIFRLYSQNLTRNGNRLDVWSSTSNKCDPKGSCGLNGYCVMKDKEAECTCLPGFEFVSQGNWTSGCERDFDAESCKDKNGSSTYTMEELSNTVWEDVSYSVLSSTTKDNCKQACLEDCNCEAALFTGGQYCRKQRLPLRFGRRNLESSNLAVVKVGRPISIMDRKEPITEKKNLGTGRTILIISGSFVAFGLAMVAISGIIIYRYHVLAYKKVPSNDSTGLNEEFAPRAFTYAELENVTGGFKEEIGRGSFGTVYKGIISSNQKVVAVKRLEKVLAEGEREFQNEMKVIGKTHHRNLVRLLGYCHDGNHRLLVYEYMSNGSLADILFSLEKRPCFPERLEIARNIARGIVYLHEECETQIIHCDIKPQNILIDESRCPKVSDFGLAKLLKSDQTKTFTGIRGTRGYVAPEWHRNMPVTVKADVYSFGVMLLEITCCRKNVDWLLPEDEAVLEQWVYQCFQDGDMDKLVGDEIVDKKELDRMVKVGLWCTLDEPSLRPSMKKVLLMLEGTVEIPIPPSPTSFFTAI; encoded by the coding sequence ATGGCTCCTATCatcttgtttcttcttctcGCCTTATCTTTTACAGCTTCAGCTCAAAGACAGACCAATATAACCCTAGGATCTTCTCTAACACCCATCACAAACTCCTCATGGTTGTCGCCTTCCGGTCTTTATGCTTTTGGATTTTTCCGACAACGCAACGGCTATTCTTTAGGGGTTTTTCTATCCGGGATTTCACTAAAGACTGTTGTGTGGGCTGCTAGAAGGGATGATGCCCCAGTCCCCGGTAATGCGACCTTGCTCTTCACCAGTGATGGCAGGGTTGTCCTGACATCAGCACAAGGGGGTGAGACTTTGATAGTTTCTGCTTCCCAGCCAGCTTCTTTAGCTTCTATGTCTGATTCAGGCAACTTTGTGCTATATAATTCTGATCGCGAGATTATATGGCAGAGTTTTGACCACCCAACAGATACCCTTTTGCCAACTCAACAGCTCAAAGCAGGGGCAGAGCTGTTTTCTCCTGTTTCAGAAACTGAACTCTCAACTGGTATTTACCGACTCAAGATGCAAAATGATGGCAACCTTGTGCAGTATCCGGTTAATACTCCAGATACAGGTTCATATGCTTATTTTGCTTCTGGTACTGATGGGGCGGGAGATAATGTGACCCTAAATCTTGATCCGGATGGCCGTCTCTACCTGCTCAATTCCACAGgtttcaacataaaaaacattacaGCTGGAGGATATCCCACGAAAGAAGCAATTAATATGATGAAACTTGATACTGATGGGATTTTCAGATTATATTCACAAAATCTGACACGGAATGGAAACAGGTTAGATGTGTGGTCATCCACAAGCAACAAGTGTGACCCCAAGGGATCATGCGGTCTTAATGGATATTGTGTTATGAAGGATAAGGAAGCTGAATGTACTTGTCTTCCTGGATTTGAGTTTGTTAGCCAGGGAAATTGGACTTCTGGCTGTGAGAGGGATTTCGATGCTGAAAGTTGCAAAGACAAGAATGGAAGTAGCACATACACCATGGAAGAGCTGTCTAATACTGTCTGGGAAGATGTTTCATACTCCGTTTTGTCATCAACAACTAAAGACAATTGTAAGCAAGCCTGTTTGGAAGACTGTAACTGTGAAGCAGCATTATTCACTGGTGGGCAGTACTGCAGAAAGCAAAGGCTTCCTTTGAGATTTGGGAGGAGAAACTTAGAAAGTTCGAACTTGGCTGTCGTCAAGGTGGGTAGACCCATATCCATCATGGACAGAAAAGAGCCTATAACCGAGAAGAAGAACCTTGGCACGGGCAGGACAATCCTAATAATAAGTGGTTCATTTGTTGCTTTTGGGCTTGCTATGGTGGCGATTTCCGGAATCATCATTTACAGATATCATGTATTGGCATATAAAAAGGTGCCCAGTAATGATAGTACAGGATTGAATGAGGAGTTTGCTCCTCGAGCTTTCACTTATGCAGAGCTAGAAAATGTTACTGGTGGTTTCAAGGAAGAAATTGGCAGGGGATCATTTGGGACAGTATATAAAGGGATAATATCAAGTAATCAGAAGGTTGTTGCTGTCAAGAGACTGGAGAAAGTTCTAGCTGAAGGGGAAAGAGAATTTCAGAATGAGATGAAAGTCATTGGGAAAACACATCACAGAAACCTAGTCCGTCTGCTCGGCTATTGCCATGATGGAAATCACAGGCTCCTGGTATACGAGTACATGAGCAATGGCTCCCTTGCTGACATACTCTTCTCACTTGAAAAACGACCTTGCTTCCCTGAAAGGTTGGAAATTGCTCGCAACATTGCAAGGGGTATTGTTTATCTACATGAAGAGTGCGAGACTCAGATCATCCACTGTGATATAAAACCTCAGAATATACTAATAGATGAAAGCAGGTGCCCCAAAGTTTCTGACTTTGGATTGGCAAAGTTGCTGAAGTCAGACCAAACTAAAACCTTCACCGGAATTAGAGGGACGAGGGGATATGTAGCCCCAGAATGGCACCGGAATATGCCGGTGACAGTTAAAGCAGATGTTTATAGCTTTGGAGTTATGTTGTTGGAGATCACATGTTGTCGAAAGAATGTGGATTGGCTTCTTCCAGAGGATGAAGCTGTTCTCGAACAGTGGGTTTATCAATGTTTTCAGGACGGTGATATGGACAAACTCGTGGGTGATGAAATCGTCGACAAGAAAGAGTTAGATAGGATGGTTAAAGTGGGACTTTGGTGCACTCTTGATGAGCCATCCCTCCGCCCTTCAATGAAAAAGGTCCTCCTGATGTTGGAGGGGACAGTCGAAATCCCAATCCCTCCAAGTCctacttctttttttactgcTATATGA
- the LOC18099005 gene encoding probable serine/threonine-protein kinase WNK7 isoform X1 encodes MESSEDGGSHSEPPDPDVLEIDPTCRYIRYKEVLGKGAFKTVYKAFDEVNGIEVAWNQVRIDEVLQSPDDLERLYSEMHLLKTLKHSNIVRFYNSWIDDKKKTVNIITELFTSGSLRQYCKKHRKIEMKAVKGWARQILNGLNYLHNHDPPIIHRDLKCDNIFINGNQGEVKIGDLGLATVMEQANAKSVIGTPEFMAPELYDENYNELADIYSFGMCMLEMVTFEYPYSECRNSAQIYKKVSSGIKPASLSKVKDPDLKQFIEKCLLPASERLPAKELLMDPFLDVNGFARNSSIPRSDILMSKMTAIGDRCLMSEGPATARNKPPSMDLSHDPEMPTITSFNNSVDEDTHSLCLEVRRAKRGNVFLLRGEGNDENSVSLILRMADQNGARVRNIHFLFYLDGDTALSVSSEMVEQLELEVENVKFIAELIDLLLLKLIPNWKPGVHIEHLVPPSREQTPRVQSKDFHSLGNGKMAVAPFQNAHDAANHSRCSSRHNSLGGLIPTVGESPVTVKLDDLMSNLDDFDSQNPPAAEDRHSEMSYVSANSSELNDRKLSFTSYMSTDSGPVNFDGNGLRGILQDFLTEREILTSIDDRGKFFDAGMNGFISSGYASDVSSSSCKDDNEELRRELGKIELQYQEAMKEISKRRHEAIQETTKSLSQKSVQSFH; translated from the exons ATGGAAAGTTCAGAAGATGGCGGTTCGCATTCGGAACCTCCCGATCCGGATGTTCTTGAGATTGATCCAACTTGTCGGTACATTCGG TACAAGGAGGTGCTAGGGAAGGGTGCTTTCAAGACAGt CTACAAGGCATTTGATGAAGTTAATGGAATTGAAGTTGCATGGAACCAAGTTAGGATTGATGAGGTGTTGCAGTCGCCTGATGACTTGGAGAGGCTATATTCTGAAATGCATCTCCTGAAAACATTGAAACACAGTAATATTGTAAGGTTTTACAATTCATGGATTGACGATAAAAAGAAGACTGTTAATATTATAACCGAGCTATTCACTTCGGGTAGCCTGAGACA ATACTGCAAGAAACACAGAAAGATTGAAATGAAGGCTGTGAAGGGTTGGGCAAGACAGATTTTGAATGGTTTGAACTATCTTCACAATCATGATCCACCGATTATACATAGAGATCTAAAGTGTGACAACATATTTATCAATGGTAATCAAGGAGAAGTTAAAATCGGAGATCTTGGTTTGGCAACTGTCATGGAGCAGGCTAATGCGAAAAGTGTAATAG GAACCCCTGAATTTATGGCACCTGAGCTGTATGACGAGAACTACAATGAGTTAGCTGATATATATTCCTTTGGAATGTGCATGCTGGAGATGGTCACTTTTGAATATCCTTACAGTGAATGTAGGAACTCAGCTCAGATATATAAGAAAGTTTCATCT GGAATAAAGCCTGCTTCCCTATCTAAGGTTAAAGATCcagatttaaaacaatttattgaaAAGTGTTTACTACCAGCATCTGAAAGACTGCCAGCAAAGGAGCTTCTGATGGACCCTTTTCTCGATGTGAATGGATTTGCAAGGAATTCTTCCATCCCTCGTTCTGATATTCTTATGTCGAAGATGACAGCTATTGGAGATCGTTGTTTGATGTCAGAAGGACCTGCAACTGCACGGAATAAGCCCCCCTCCATGGATTTGAGTCATGATCCTGAGATGCCCACTATCACTTCTTTTAACAATTCTGTTGATGAGGATACCCATTCTCTATGCTTGGAGGTTCGAAGGGCAAAGAGAGGCAATGTTTTCCTGTTAAGAGGTGAAGGAAATGATGAAAACTCTGTATCATTAATACTTCGAATGGCTGATCAGAATG GTGCTCGTGTAAGGAATATTCATTTCCTATTCTACCTTGATGGTGATACTGCGCTATCAGTTTCAAGTGAAATGGTTGAGCAATTGGAACTCGAAGTTGAAAATGTTAAATTCATAGCAGAGTTGattgatttgttgttgttgaaattaATACCCAATTGGAAACCTGGTGTTCACATTGAGCATCTAGTGCCGCCAAGTAGAGAACAAACCCCTAGGGTCCAGTCGAAGGACTTCCATTCATTGGGAAATGGAAAGATGGCTGTGGCTCCTTTCCAAAATGCTCATGATGCTGCCAATCATTCAAGGTGTTCAAGTCGCCACAATTCTCTTGGTGGATTGATTCCAACAGTAGGAGAAAGCCCCGTTACAGTGAAACTTGATGATTTGATGTCCAatcttgatgattttgataGCCAGAATCCACCTGCAGCTGAAGATCGGCATTCTGAAATGTCATATGTTTCAGCAAACTCAAGTGAATTGAATGATAGAAAGCTCTCCTTTACTTCATACATGTCCACAGATTCAGGACCTGTGAACTTCGATGGGAATGGCTTGAGAGGTATCTTGCAGGATTTTTTAACTGAAAGggaaatccttacatcaattgATGACAGGGGCAAATTTTTCGACGCTGGTATGAATGGCTTCATCTCTTCTGGATACGCATCTGATGTTTCCTCTTCATCTTGCAAGGATGACAATGAGGAGTTGAGAAGAGAACTGGGGAAGATTGAACTGCAGTATCAGGAAGCAATGAAAGAAATATCCAAAAGAAGGCATGAAGCTATCCAGGAGACAACAAAAAGTTTGTCTCAGAAGAGTGTACAGTCGTTTCACTAG